The Brasilonema sennae CENA114 genome includes a region encoding these proteins:
- a CDS encoding alpha/beta fold hydrolase, with protein sequence MTVTTQQQVTPNFEKLFWTWQGHKIQYTVMGTGRPLVLVHGFGASIGHWRKNIPVLAASGYRVFALDLLGFGGSDKAPLNYTVELWVELLKDFWTAHITEPAVFIGNSIGALLSLTVVAEHPEIAAGGVLINCAGGLSHRSHELNPPLRIVMGAFNSLVRSRITGALVFNRIRQKAQIRRTLYQVYRNREAVTDELVDLLYAPSCDPGAQQVFTSILTAPPGPSPIELLPKVARPLLVIWGADDPWTPITGAKIYEKARENGKNIQIVPIPGAGHCPHDEVPDVVNQQISDWLSSL encoded by the coding sequence ATGACTGTAACAACTCAGCAGCAAGTAACACCCAACTTTGAAAAACTCTTTTGGACTTGGCAAGGTCACAAAATCCAGTACACTGTCATGGGTACTGGACGCCCCCTTGTACTGGTTCATGGCTTTGGTGCTTCTATTGGACATTGGCGGAAAAATATCCCCGTTTTAGCAGCCAGTGGCTACCGAGTTTTTGCTCTTGACCTTTTGGGATTTGGTGGTTCTGATAAAGCTCCGTTAAATTATACTGTAGAACTGTGGGTGGAATTGCTCAAGGATTTTTGGACAGCACACATTACTGAACCTGCTGTATTTATCGGGAACTCGATTGGTGCACTTTTGAGCTTAACAGTGGTGGCGGAACATCCGGAAATAGCTGCAGGTGGCGTTTTGATTAACTGTGCAGGTGGATTAAGCCATCGATCGCACGAGTTGAACCCGCCGTTACGCATCGTGATGGGAGCTTTTAACTCTTTGGTGCGATCGCGCATCACCGGAGCACTTGTCTTCAACCGCATCCGTCAAAAAGCCCAAATTCGCCGTACTTTATACCAAGTTTATCGCAATCGGGAAGCAGTCACCGATGAATTGGTAGACTTACTATATGCTCCTTCTTGTGATCCAGGAGCGCAACAAGTTTTCACTTCTATCCTCACTGCACCTCCGGGTCCTTCTCCAATAGAACTTTTGCCCAAAGTCGCCCGCCCATTGCTGGTGATATGGGGTGCAGATGACCCTTGGACACCAATCACTGGGGCAAAGATTTACGAAAAAGCGCGGGAGAATGGCAAAAATATCCAAATTGTGCCAATTCCAGGTGCTGGACATTGTCCTCATGATGAAGTACCAGATGTTGTAAATCAGCAGATTTCGGACTGGTTATCGTCTTTGTAA
- a CDS encoding transposase: MEAQGHPLPEHSQTKSPSALSRFLNINPWSTRDMIRIVRNHVLETSLKVFSAEGKGRKPFLQVIIDLTTLEKRGKFKNFEDLIRVYNGKRGLHIVVVYLVVGKWRIPWNFRVWRGKGTPSPAQLGLRLVKRLPKSLTERFRVNILVDTAFGSVEFLHGVRKLKYHAVTGVAINRKLVDGRVLRHLHKQGQQVRLVGLKFPVTVSWYYLKRDKGKLEKRFVLSTRPIKASTLKWWGKRRWQIEGWFKTAKQ, from the coding sequence TTGGAAGCGCAAGGGCATCCCTTACCTGAACACTCTCAAACCAAATCTCCGAGTGCATTGAGTCGGTTTTTAAATATCAATCCTTGGTCAACAAGGGATATGATTCGTATTGTTCGTAACCATGTATTAGAGACGAGCTTAAAGGTTTTTTCAGCAGAAGGGAAAGGACGTAAACCATTTTTACAGGTTATCATTGACCTAACGACTCTTGAAAAACGGGGTAAATTTAAAAACTTTGAGGATTTAATAAGAGTTTATAACGGTAAACGTGGTCTGCATATAGTAGTAGTTTATTTAGTTGTCGGAAAGTGGCGCATACCTTGGAACTTCCGTGTTTGGAGAGGTAAGGGTACACCTTCACCCGCTCAACTAGGACTCAGGTTAGTTAAGCGTTTACCTAAATCTTTAACTGAACGCTTTCGGGTGAATATTTTGGTTGATACGGCTTTTGGGAGCGTGGAATTTCTTCATGGTGTACGCAAGTTGAAATATCATGCGGTTACAGGTGTGGCTATTAACCGTAAATTAGTTGATGGAAGAGTTTTAAGACATTTACACAAACAGGGACAACAAGTCCGTTTGGTTGGTTTAAAGTTTCCCGTTACCGTATCTTGGTATTACTTAAAGCGCGATAAGGGCAAGCTTGAAAAACGTTTTGTCTTGTCTACTCGTCCCATTAAAGCTTCTACTCTCAAGTGGTGGGGTAAGCGTCGTTGGCAAATTGAGGGATGGTTTAAAACCGCAAAGCAATGA
- a CDS encoding type I restriction enzyme HsdR N-terminal domain-containing protein: MVQTIQAKDINLAHLSEKFGLERIEDEQFFRDWQDNLPELSDLEKQLVDEVKGEFFHLSQYEILEPVVKMVVLSPLLKLAGFYRPPFYITAEKGIEIVSEDEGTIVRGQIDILVFHPPFWIITIEAKRAQYSLEAAIPQVLAYILGSPDSRKPVFGFLTNGREFQFLKLTKKGVYSHLAPNRTNP; this comes from the coding sequence ATGGTTCAAACAATACAAGCAAAAGATATTAATCTTGCTCACTTAAGCGAAAAATTTGGGCTAGAACGTATAGAGGACGAACAATTTTTCCGAGACTGGCAGGATAATTTGCCTGAACTCAGTGACTTAGAAAAGCAACTTGTTGACGAAGTTAAGGGTGAGTTTTTTCATTTATCTCAATATGAAATTCTGGAACCTGTCGTTAAAATGGTTGTACTATCACCTTTATTAAAGCTGGCAGGTTTTTATCGTCCGCCTTTTTACATTACTGCTGAAAAGGGGATAGAAATTGTATCCGAAGATGAAGGCACAATCGTACGCGGGCAAATAGACATTTTGGTATTTCATCCTCCGTTTTGGATCATTACGATTGAAGCAAAACGCGCACAATACTCCCTAGAGGCAGCAATTCCTCAAGTTCTGGCATATATACTTGGCAGTCCTGATTCTAGAAAACCCGTGTTTGGTTTTCTAACCAATGGTAGGGAGTTCCAATTTCTTAAATTGACCAAGAAAGGGGTATACTCACATCTTGCACCTAACCGAACAAACCCGTAA
- the uvrA gene encoding excinuclease ABC subunit UvrA, translating to MSNSQQIATSLNGHLPNSSNNQNTIRIRGARQHNLKNIDLELPRDRLIVFTGVSGSGKSSLAFDTIFAEGQRRYVESLSAYARQFLGQVEKPDVEAIEGLSPAISIDQKSTSHNPRSTVGTVTEIYDYMRLLFGRAGEPHCPICDRCIAPQTIDQMCDRILELSDRTRFQILAPVVRGKKGTHKKLLSGLASQGFVRVRINGEVRELSDAIDLDKNLTHTIEVVIDRLVKKPGMQERLVDSLATCLKQSSGIAVIEIIKDTKEQEPGSELVFSENFACPEHGAVMEELSPRLFSFNSPYGACPHCHGIGSLRRFSKELVVPDPKAPVYSAIAPWSEKENSYYIELLYKVGQEFGFELQTLWCQLTEEQREAILHGEETTAEAHNKHNSGFKGVLPMLQRQYDGASELIKQKLEQYLIDQPCPVCKGKRLKPEALAVRLGQYGILELTGTSIRECRERIDHLELSKRQMQIADLVLREIRARLQFLLDVGLDYLTLDRPAMTLSGGEAQRIRLATQIGSGLTGVLYVLDEPSIGLHQRDNGRLLKTLTKLRDLGNTLIVVEHDEETIRAANHIVDIGPHAGIHGGNIVAQGDLQALLESEESLTGAYLSGRRMITTPAERRDGNGRSLVIKNARRNNLKNVDVEIPLGKLVAVTGVSGSGKSTLINELLYPALQHQLTRKVPFPKEIDAIEGLDTIDKAIVVDQSPIGRTPRSNTATYTGVFDIIRDVFTQTIEAKARGYKAGQFSFNVKGGRCEACSGQGVNVIEMNFLPDVYVQCEVCKGARYNRETLQVKYKDKSISDVLNMTVEEALEFFTNIPKAASKLQTLVDVGLGYIHLGQPATTLSGGEAQRVKLATELSRRATGKTLYLIDEPTTGLSFYDVHKLLDVLQRLVDKGNSILVIEHNLDVIRCADWLIDLGPEGGDKGGEVIAVGTPEEVAQNSRSYTGEYVKQVLQHYRAQTSNMKNIE from the coding sequence ATGTCAAATAGCCAGCAGATAGCCACGTCCTTAAATGGACATCTTCCTAACTCCAGCAACAACCAAAACACAATCCGCATTCGCGGTGCGAGGCAACATAATCTCAAGAATATTGATTTGGAACTGCCACGCGATCGCCTAATTGTCTTTACTGGCGTTTCTGGTTCTGGCAAGTCTTCCCTAGCATTTGACACCATTTTCGCAGAAGGACAACGCCGCTACGTAGAATCCCTGAGCGCTTATGCACGACAATTTTTGGGACAGGTGGAAAAACCTGATGTGGAGGCGATAGAGGGTTTAAGTCCAGCGATTTCCATTGACCAAAAGTCTACTTCTCATAACCCCCGTTCTACGGTGGGGACGGTGACGGAAATTTACGATTATATGCGGTTGTTATTTGGACGGGCGGGTGAACCTCATTGTCCGATATGCGATCGCTGTATTGCTCCTCAGACGATAGATCAGATGTGCGATCGCATTTTAGAACTAAGCGATCGCACTCGTTTTCAAATCCTTGCGCCTGTCGTCCGGGGTAAAAAAGGGACTCATAAAAAGCTGTTATCAGGTTTAGCCTCCCAAGGTTTTGTCCGTGTCCGGATAAATGGCGAGGTGCGAGAACTTTCTGATGCGATTGATTTAGATAAAAATTTGACTCACACCATTGAAGTCGTCATAGACCGACTTGTGAAAAAGCCTGGTATGCAAGAGCGTTTGGTCGATTCACTTGCCACTTGCCTCAAACAGTCCAGTGGAATTGCGGTTATTGAAATTATAAAAGATACAAAAGAACAAGAACCAGGATCAGAATTGGTCTTTTCCGAAAACTTCGCTTGTCCGGAACACGGGGCGGTTATGGAAGAGTTATCACCGCGCTTGTTTTCGTTTAATTCTCCTTATGGTGCTTGTCCCCACTGTCACGGGATTGGAAGTTTAAGAAGGTTTTCAAAAGAGTTGGTGGTTCCTGATCCCAAAGCACCTGTGTATTCTGCGATCGCTCCTTGGTCGGAGAAGGAGAATTCCTATTATATAGAATTGTTGTATAAGGTAGGGCAAGAGTTTGGGTTTGAGTTGCAGACGCTGTGGTGTCAGTTGACTGAGGAACAGCGGGAGGCGATTTTGCATGGAGAGGAAACAACTGCAGAAGCACACAACAAGCATAACTCAGGGTTTAAAGGAGTGCTGCCTATGTTGCAAAGGCAGTATGATGGAGCATCAGAGTTAATTAAGCAAAAGTTAGAGCAGTATTTGATTGACCAGCCGTGTCCCGTGTGTAAAGGGAAGCGGTTGAAACCAGAGGCGTTGGCGGTGCGCTTGGGACAATACGGAATTTTGGAGCTGACTGGTACTTCAATTCGCGAGTGTCGGGAGAGAATTGATCACTTGGAGTTGAGTAAACGTCAGATGCAAATTGCAGATTTGGTGTTGCGGGAAATTAGAGCACGATTGCAATTTCTGTTGGATGTCGGGTTAGATTATCTCACGCTTGACCGTCCGGCGATGACCCTTTCGGGTGGGGAAGCACAACGAATTCGTCTGGCTACTCAAATTGGTTCTGGGTTGACTGGGGTTTTATACGTTTTGGATGAACCGAGTATTGGTTTGCATCAAAGAGATAATGGGCGATTGCTGAAAACTTTAACAAAATTGAGGGATTTGGGTAATACGTTGATTGTGGTAGAGCATGATGAAGAAACGATTCGTGCTGCTAACCACATTGTTGATATTGGTCCTCACGCAGGTATTCATGGCGGAAATATTGTTGCTCAAGGTGACTTGCAAGCATTACTGGAATCTGAAGAATCGCTGACAGGTGCATATTTGTCAGGACGACGGATGATTACAACTCCGGCTGAACGCAGAGATGGAAATGGACGCAGTTTAGTTATCAAAAATGCTCGTCGCAATAACCTAAAGAATGTAGATGTCGAAATACCTTTAGGTAAACTTGTTGCTGTAACTGGTGTTTCTGGTTCTGGAAAATCTACCTTAATTAATGAGTTACTTTACCCTGCACTGCAACATCAACTGACGCGCAAAGTTCCATTTCCCAAAGAAATAGATGCAATTGAGGGATTAGATACTATTGATAAAGCTATTGTCGTTGACCAATCACCTATTGGTAGAACACCACGTTCTAACACAGCAACTTATACAGGGGTTTTTGATATTATTCGTGATGTCTTTACACAAACAATTGAAGCAAAAGCAAGAGGTTATAAAGCGGGACAATTTTCCTTCAACGTCAAAGGTGGACGCTGCGAAGCTTGCAGTGGTCAAGGTGTGAATGTTATTGAAATGAACTTTTTGCCGGATGTTTATGTACAATGTGAAGTTTGCAAAGGGGCAAGATATAACCGCGAAACTTTGCAGGTGAAGTACAAAGACAAATCTATTTCTGATGTTCTCAACATGACAGTTGAGGAAGCTTTAGAGTTTTTTACAAACATTCCCAAAGCCGCGAGTAAACTGCAAACTTTGGTTGATGTTGGCTTGGGATACATTCATCTTGGACAACCAGCAACAACTTTATCTGGTGGGGAAGCACAGCGGGTGAAATTAGCAACAGAACTTTCTCGCCGCGCGACAGGTAAGACACTTTATTTAATAGATGAACCCACCACAGGTTTATCTTTTTATGATGTCCATAAGTTATTAGATGTGTTACAACGTTTGGTGGATAAAGGGAATTCAATTTTAGTGATTGAACACAATTTAGATGTGATTCGTTGTGCTGATTGGTTAATAGATTTGGGACCAGAAGGCGGAGATAAAGGAGGAGAGGTGATTGCTGTAGGCACGCCAGAGGAAGTGGCCCAGAATTCTCGGTCGTATACTGGGGAGTATGTTAAGCAGGTTTTGCAGCACTATCGGGCACAGACAAGTAATATGAAGAATATAGAGTGA